A stretch of Longimicrobium sp. DNA encodes these proteins:
- a CDS encoding FAD-binding oxidoreductase: MSDTVSTPSTHIDLTDVRILAGAELEVAIAELRAAIRGEIVLPGDTGYDEARAVWNAMIDRRPAVIVRCRGAADVRRAVRFARGSGLPLAVRGGGHNIAGNAVCDGGVVMDLSPMRSVWVDPASRIARVEAGCTLGDVDHETQAHGLALPMGINSTTGIAGLTLGGGFGWLSRSRGMTIDSLVSADVVTADGELVRASETENPDLFWAIRGGGGNFGVVTSFEFRLHPVGPDVFAGLVVHPLDDAPAVLRFYREFVRTAPEELVCWFVLRLAPPLPFLPPEWHGREILALAICHSGDLNGADAATAPLREFGHPVGVHVGPMPFTAWQQILDPLLTPGMRNYWKSHDFTGLSDGLIDVLVDAARHIPDPQTEIAFALLGGAMARVPDGATAYGHRNAEFAINVHGRWADPAKDEACIGWARGLFDAAAPFATGAVYVNFLTQDETDRVPAAYGANYARLVEVKRRYDPENLFRVNQNIAPGSSS, translated from the coding sequence ATGTCCGACACCGTCTCCACCCCGTCCACCCATATCGACCTGACCGACGTTCGCATCCTGGCGGGTGCGGAGCTCGAGGTGGCGATCGCCGAGCTGCGCGCGGCCATTCGCGGCGAGATCGTCCTCCCCGGCGACACGGGCTACGACGAGGCGCGCGCGGTGTGGAACGCGATGATCGACCGGCGCCCCGCGGTGATCGTGCGCTGCCGCGGCGCGGCCGACGTGCGCCGCGCGGTGCGCTTCGCGCGCGGGAGCGGGCTGCCGCTGGCGGTGCGCGGCGGCGGGCACAACATCGCCGGCAACGCGGTGTGCGACGGCGGCGTGGTGATGGACCTCTCGCCCATGCGCTCCGTCTGGGTCGACCCCGCGAGCCGCATCGCCCGCGTGGAGGCCGGGTGCACGCTGGGCGACGTCGACCACGAGACGCAGGCGCACGGGCTGGCGCTGCCGATGGGGATCAACTCGACCACGGGGATCGCCGGGCTGACGCTGGGCGGGGGATTCGGATGGCTCAGCCGCAGCCGGGGGATGACGATCGACAGCCTGGTCTCCGCCGACGTGGTGACCGCGGACGGCGAGCTGGTGCGCGCCAGCGAGACGGAGAACCCGGACCTGTTCTGGGCCATCCGCGGCGGCGGTGGCAACTTCGGAGTGGTCACCTCGTTCGAGTTCCGGCTGCACCCGGTCGGTCCGGACGTGTTCGCCGGCCTCGTGGTCCACCCGCTGGACGACGCGCCCGCCGTGCTGCGCTTCTACCGCGAGTTCGTTCGCACCGCGCCCGAGGAGCTGGTGTGCTGGTTCGTGCTGCGCCTGGCGCCGCCGCTCCCCTTCCTCCCGCCCGAGTGGCACGGCAGGGAGATCCTGGCGCTGGCCATCTGCCACTCCGGCGACCTGAACGGCGCGGATGCCGCGACCGCGCCGCTGCGCGAGTTCGGCCATCCCGTGGGCGTGCACGTGGGGCCGATGCCGTTCACCGCGTGGCAGCAGATCCTCGACCCGCTGCTGACGCCGGGGATGCGGAACTACTGGAAGTCGCACGACTTCACCGGGCTGAGCGACGGGCTGATCGACGTGCTGGTGGACGCCGCGCGGCACATTCCCGACCCGCAGACGGAGATCGCGTTCGCGCTGCTGGGCGGAGCGATGGCGCGCGTTCCCGACGGCGCGACGGCGTATGGCCACCGCAACGCCGAGTTCGCCATCAACGTGCACGGCCGCTGGGCCGATCCCGCGAAGGACGAGGCGTGCATCGGCTGGGCACGTGGCCTGTTCGACGCGGCGGCGCCGTTCGCCACCGGCGCCGTGTACGTGAA
- a CDS encoding amidohydrolase family protein: MARPDLRRATPAPRGPREALVRLRPLLAAALLACAGTPAAAQAYVIRTGHVLDVSSMTLQDGVTLLVENGVVTRRWSGAPPGTLPVGATVVDLSRYTVLPGLIDAHVHLTLGGPPAENARRTVEAGFTTVADLGSAAHQALRLRARIAADSIPGPAIIAAGSWIGGRGGVCEFGGATVRGEEEARSRARADLAAGASLLKVCVTGWTETALAYPDSVELTPGELGAVAAEAAAARVPVAAHAIGQAGALQATRAGARLLAHTPIVDSTAAGVLGRERMCVASTLATVSEGAPRDAAARALLRLRAAGARIVVGTDAGVLAHGTNAAELLALRAIGFGEAEVLRAATVVAADCLGLPAGYGALREGGEASLVAVAENPLLDLTVLQRPAFVMARGRVVVDRTSTGGRP, from the coding sequence ATGGCCAGGCCCGACCTCCGCCGCGCCACGCCCGCCCCCAGGGGGCCTAGGGAGGCGCTCGTCCGCCTCCGTCCCCTCCTCGCCGCCGCGCTCCTGGCCTGCGCCGGCACGCCGGCGGCGGCGCAGGCGTACGTGATCCGGACGGGACACGTCCTCGACGTCTCCAGCATGACGCTGCAGGACGGGGTGACGCTGCTGGTGGAGAACGGCGTGGTCACGCGGCGCTGGAGCGGCGCCCCGCCGGGTACCCTGCCGGTCGGAGCGACGGTGGTCGATCTCTCCCGCTACACCGTGCTGCCGGGGCTGATCGATGCGCACGTGCACCTCACCCTGGGCGGGCCGCCCGCGGAGAACGCGCGCAGGACGGTGGAAGCGGGGTTCACCACCGTGGCGGACCTCGGCTCGGCCGCACACCAGGCGCTGCGGCTCCGCGCCCGGATCGCGGCCGACAGCATCCCGGGCCCGGCGATCATCGCCGCCGGCTCGTGGATCGGCGGGCGGGGCGGCGTCTGCGAGTTCGGCGGCGCGACCGTGCGCGGGGAGGAGGAGGCACGCTCCCGTGCGCGCGCGGACCTCGCCGCCGGCGCGTCGCTGCTGAAGGTCTGCGTCACGGGGTGGACGGAGACGGCGCTCGCTTACCCCGATTCGGTGGAGCTCACCCCGGGCGAGCTCGGCGCGGTCGCGGCCGAGGCGGCGGCCGCCCGCGTCCCGGTCGCCGCGCACGCGATCGGGCAGGCGGGCGCGCTGCAGGCCACGCGGGCGGGAGCGCGCCTGCTCGCGCACACGCCGATCGTGGACTCCACGGCCGCCGGGGTGCTGGGCCGCGAGCGGATGTGCGTGGCGTCCACCCTCGCCACCGTCTCGGAGGGAGCGCCGCGGGACGCGGCCGCGCGGGCGCTCCTCCGGCTGCGCGCGGCGGGGGCGCGCATCGTCGTGGGGACGGACGCGGGCGTGCTGGCGCACGGCACCAACGCGGCGGAGCTGCTCGCGCTGCGCGCCATCGGCTTCGGCGAGGCGGAGGTGCTGCGCGCCGCGACGGTCGTGGCCGCCGATTGCCTGGGCCTGCCCGCGGGTTACGGCGCGCTTCGCGAGGGAGGCGAGGCCTCGCTGGTCGCCGTGGCCGAGAACCCGCTGCTCGACCTGACCGTGCTGCAGCGGCCCGCCTTCGTGATGGCGCGCGGCCGGGTGGTCGTCGACCGCACGAGCACCGGCGGTCGGCCCTGA